Proteins from a genomic interval of Sugiyamaella lignohabitans strain CBS 10342 chromosome C, complete sequence:
- the HHF2 gene encoding histone H4 (Histone H4; core histone protein required for chromatin assembly and chromosome function; one of two identical histone proteins (see also HHF2); contributes to telomeric silencing; N-terminal domain involved in maintaining genomic integrity; GO_component: GO:0005694 - chromosome [Evidence IEA,IEA]; GO_component: GO:0000788 - nuclear nucleosome [Evidence TAS] [PMID 2275823]; GO_component: GO:0000786 - nucleosome [Evidence IEA,IEA]; GO_component: GO:0005634 - nucleus [Evidence IEA,IEA,IEA]; GO_component: GO:0031298 - replication fork protection complex [Evidence IDA] [PMID 16531994]; GO_function: GO:0003677 - DNA binding [Evidence IEA,IEA]; GO_function: GO:0003677 - DNA binding [Evidence TAS] [PMID 2275823]; GO_function: GO:0046982 - protein heterodimerization activity [Evidence IEA]; GO_process: GO:0006333 - chromatin assembly or disassembly [Evidence TAS] [PMID 2275823]; GO_process: GO:0034729 - histone H3-K79 methylation [Evidence IMP] [PMID 18158898]; GO_process: GO:0006334 - nucleosome assembly [Evidence IEA]; GO_process: GO:0043935 - sexual sporulation resulting in formation of a cellular spore [Evidence IMP] [PMID 20713519]; GO_process: GO:0061587 - transfer RNA gene-mediated silencing [Evidence IMP] [PMID 23707796]) has protein sequence MSGRGKGGKGLGKGGAKRHRKILRDNIQGITKPAIRRLARRGGVKRISALIYEETRGVLKSFLESVIRDAVTYTEHAKRKTVTSLDVVYALKRQGRTLYGFGG, from the coding sequence ATGTCTGGCCGTGGTAAAGGTGGTAAAGGATTAGGAAAGGGTGGTGCCAAGCGTCACAGAAAGATTCTTCGTGACAACATTCAAGGTATCACCAAGCCTGCCATCCGTCGTCTGGCAAGAAGAGGTGGTGTCAAGCGTATCTCTGCCCTCATCTACGAAGAGACCCGTGGAGTTCTCAAGTCGTTCCTCGAATCCGTCATCCGTGATGCAGTCACCTATACTGAGCACGCCAAGAGAAAGACCGTCACCTCTCTCGATGTCGTCTACGCCCTCAAGAGACAAGGCCGTACCCTTTACGGTTTCGGTGGTTAA
- the RKI1 gene encoding ribose-5-phosphate isomerase RKI1 (Ribose-5-phosphate ketol-isomerase; catalyzes the interconversion of ribose 5-phosphate and ribulose 5-phosphate in the pentose phosphate pathway; participates in pyridoxine biosynthesis; GO_component: GO:0005737 - cytoplasm [Evidence IDA] [PMID 14562095]; GO_component: GO:0005634 - nucleus [Evidence IDA] [PMID 14562095]; GO_function: GO:0016853 - isomerase activity [Evidence IEA]; GO_function: GO:0004751 - ribose-5-phosphate isomerase activity [Evidence IEA,IEA]; GO_function: GO:0004751 - ribose-5-phosphate isomerase activity [Evidence IMP,ISS] [PMID 8929392]; GO_process: GO:0006098 - pentose-phosphate shunt [Evidence IEA]; GO_process: GO:0006098 - pentose-phosphate shunt [Evidence IGI] [PMID 8929392]; GO_process: GO:0009052 - pentose-phosphate shunt, non-oxidative branch [Evidence IEA]; GO_process: GO:0008615 - pyridoxine biosynthetic process [Evidence IMP] [PMID 14690456]) — translation MYGRALGLGQGGGGARAPLSRIGRTPAGLVRPGACAASGLVVSRAGGCGEGLGVKDVSSGGKRPSSIQRSLLHRLRPGPSCVFIRSMSLRLGEISLVEKAKRAAAYKAVDEHFPADAKVVGIGSGSTVIYAVERIAQLAELRGIDLSKVTFVPTGFQSKQLIIGAGLNVASIDQFSVGDLDIVIDGADEVDDSLNCIKGGGACLFQEKLVGQCARKFVIVADSSKKSHKLGSKWIQGVPIEVIPMAYPKVEADLLRLGAKQITLRQGGKAKAGPVVTDNGNFILDTHFGSIEPSEVRNLDIKIKLLVGVVETGLFDYGAVAYFGETDGTASTFTRPE, via the coding sequence ATGTACGGTAGGGCTTTGGGACTCGGGCagggaggtggtggtgctagAGCTCCGCTGTCGCGGATTGGTAGGACCCCCGCCGGACTGGTTCGACCCGGTGCTTGTGCGGCTAGCGGGTTGGTGGTGTCACGTGCCGGAGGGTGTGGAGAAGGCCTAGGGGTGAAGGATGTTTCAAGCGGTGGGAAACGTCCATCCTCGATACAAAGAAGCCTGCTTCACCGATTGAGACCAGGACCCTCGTGTGTGTTTATTAGATCAATGTCGTTGCGGTTGGGTGAGATTAGTTTGGTCGAGAAAGCCAAGAGGGCCGCTGCTTATAAGGCAGTGGACGAGCATTTTCCAGCTGATGCCAAGGTTGTTGGTATTGGCTCCGGATCAACCGTCATCTACGCTGTCGAGAGAATCGCTCAATTGGCCGAATTGAGAGGAATCGATCTGTCCAAGGTCACTTTTGTTCCTACTGGATTTCAAAGTAAACAATTGATTATTGGTGCTGGGCTCAATGTCGCTTCAATTGATCAGTTCTCAGTGGGTGATCTGGATATCGTTATTGATGGAGCTGACGAGGTCGATGACTCACTCAACTGTATTAAGGGCGGTGGTGCCTGTCTTTTCCAAGAGAAACTTGTTGGTCAATGTGCTCGCAAATTTGTCATTGTTGCTGATTCGTCCAAAAAATCCCATAAATTAGGCAGTAAATGGATTCAGGGTGTTCCTATTGAGGTCATCCCTATGGCCTATCCCAAAGTCGAGGCTGATCTGTTGAGACTCGGTGCTAAGCAAATCACTCTTCGTCAGGGTGGTAAGGCCAAGGCCGGTCCTGTTGTCACTGATAATGGAAACTTTATTCTCGACACTCATTTCGGTTCCATTGAGCCTTCGGAGGTCCGCAACCTGGACATTAAAATCAAGCTGCTTGTCGGTGTTGTAGAGACCGGTTTGTTTGACTACGGTGCAGTTGCTTACTTTGGCGAAACTGATGGTACTGCTTCTACTTTTACGAGACCTGagtaa
- the APM1 gene encoding Apm1p (Mu1-like medium subunit of the AP-1 complex; binds clathrin; involved in clathrin-dependent Golgi protein sorting; the AP-1 complex is the clathrin-associated protein complex; GO_component: GO:0030121 - AP-1 adaptor complex [Evidence IPI,ISS] [PMID 10564262]; GO_component: GO:0030131 - clathrin adaptor complex [Evidence IEA]; GO_component: GO:0030665 - clathrin-coated vesicle membrane [Evidence IEA]; GO_component: GO:0005905 - coated pit [Evidence IEA,IEA]; GO_component: GO:0016023 - cytoplasmic membrane-bounded vesicle [Evidence IEA]; GO_component: GO:0031410 - cytoplasmic vesicle [Evidence IEA]; GO_component: GO:0016020 - membrane [Evidence IEA]; GO_function: GO:0030276 - clathrin binding [Evidence IPI,ISS] [PMID 10564262]; GO_process: GO:0006896 - Golgi to vacuole transport [Evidence IMP] [PMID 17003107]; GO_process: GO:0006886 - intracellular protein transport [Evidence IEA]; GO_process: GO:0015031 - protein transport [Evidence IEA]; GO_process: GO:0006810 - transport [Evidence IEA,IEA]; GO_process: GO:0016192 - vesicle-mediated transport [Evidence IEA]; GO_process: GO:0016192 - vesicle-mediated transport [Evidence IPI,ISS] [PMID 10564262]) translates to MASAIFFLDLKGKHLLSRNYRGDIPMSAVDKFPILLMEAEEETSIVPPTISHEGVNYLYIQHNNLYLLALTKRNSNAAQILLFLHKIVEVLTEYFKELEEESIRDNFVVIYELLDEMMDFGYPQTTDTKILQEYITQESHALDVQARPPVAVTNAVSWRSEGITYRKNEAFLDVVESVNLLISASGQVLRSEILGSVQMKCFLSGMPELRLGLNDKVIFNHQSNTTGQSIGSSSGGGSSGKVIEMEDVKFHQCVRLSRFENDRTISFIPPDGEFELMSYRLNTNVKPLILVDCRVTNFSSSRIEIIVKARAQFKKRSNANNVEITIPVPDDADSPKFKTTAGNVKWHPEKSAIIWRIKQFGGGREFNMRAELGLPSVKDSDYANAKIKPPITVNFTIPYFTTSGIQVRYLKIIEPKLQYQSYPWVRYITKSGNDYTIRMS, encoded by the coding sequence ATGGCGTCTGCTATATTCTTTTTAGATTTAAAGGGGAAACACCTACTATCAAGGAATTATCGTGGAGATATTCCTATGAGTGCCGTGGACAAGTTCCCCATTCTTCTAATGGAAGCAGAGGAGGAGACGTCAATTGTACCTCCAACTATATCCCATGAAGGTGTCAATTACCTGTATATTCAACACAACAATTTGTACCTGCTGGCATTAACTAAACGCAACTCAAATGCTGCTCAAATTCTACTCTTCTTGCATAAAATCGTCGAGGTATTGACGGAGTATTTTAAGGAACTGGAAGAAGAGTCCATTCGCGACAATTTTGTAGTCATTTACGAACTTTTAGACGAGATGATGGATTTTGGATATCCTCAAACCACCgatacaaaaatattacaGGAGTACATTACTCAAGAATCGCATGCTCTGGACGTTCAAGCAAGACCGCCTGTAGCAGTCACCAACGCTGTCTCGTGGAGAAGCGAGGGTATTACTTATAGAAAGAACGAGGCGTTTTtggatgttgttgagagTGTCAACTTGTTgatttctgcttctggcCAGGTGCTCAGATCGGAAATCCTAGGTTCTGTGCAAATGAAATGTTTCTTATCAGGCATGCCAGAACTGCGGCTAGGCCTCAATGATAAAGTAATATTCAATCATCAATCCAATACTACTGGACAAAGCATTGGATCGTCTTCTGGAGGAGGTTCGTCAGGAAAAGTCATTGAAATGGAGGACGTCAAGTTCCACCAGTGTGTGCGTCTGTCACGATTTGAAAATGACCGAACTATTTCATTTATTCCTCCTGATGGAGAATTCGAGCTCATGTCGTACCGTCTGAATACTAATGTCAAGCCACTGATTCTCGTCGACTGCCGAGTGACTAACTTCTCTTCGTCACGAATCGAGATCATTGTCAAGGCACGAGCACAGTTCAAGAAACGATCGAATGCCAATAACGTAGAAATTACAATCCCCGTTCCAGACGATGCAGACTCGCCTAAATTCAAAACAACTGCCGGAAACGTGAAATGGCACCCCGAAAAGTCGGCCATCATCTGGCGAATCAAGCAGTTCGGCGGTGGCCGCGAGTTCAACATGCGGGCCGAGCTCGGATTGCCCTCCGTCAAAGACTCGGACTACGCCAACGCCAAAATCAAGCCCCCCATCACAGTCAACTTCACCATCCCGTACTTCACCACCTCGGGCATCCAGGTGCGCTACCTTAAAATCATCGAGCCCAAGCTCCAATATCAGTCGTATCCCTGGGTCCGCTACATCACGAAATCTGGCAACGACTACACCATCCGTATGTCCTAA